One Nostoc sp. UHCC 0302 DNA window includes the following coding sequences:
- a CDS encoding DUF177 domain-containing protein, with amino-acid sequence MDAIHIPQLTKAPERTEEVQVKEFLPGLETLTPVRGHVRVQHHGNYLQVSGQAETIITCTCNRCLQQYNQRLAVDTEEIIWLDETANQVDDLPLEREVAIEDLVETVSPDSYFYPQEWLYEQMCLELPRRQLCELNCPGILGSTADSSEKQVDNRWSGLETLKKQLPGQ; translated from the coding sequence ATGGACGCAATTCATATTCCGCAGCTAACTAAAGCCCCGGAGCGGACAGAGGAAGTTCAGGTTAAAGAGTTTCTCCCTGGTTTAGAAACGTTGACGCCAGTTCGCGGTCATGTCCGGGTGCAGCATCATGGCAATTACCTACAAGTGTCTGGTCAGGCAGAAACAATTATCACTTGTACCTGTAACCGCTGCTTGCAGCAGTACAATCAACGTTTAGCAGTTGATACTGAGGAAATCATTTGGTTAGACGAAACTGCCAATCAAGTAGATGACTTGCCTTTAGAAAGGGAAGTAGCTATAGAAGATTTGGTAGAAACTGTATCACCTGATAGTTACTTTTATCCTCAAGAATGGCTATATGAGCAAATGTGCTTAGAGTTGCCTCGGCGTCAGTTGTGTGAGCTTAATTGTCCAGGTATTCTTGGGAGTACTGCTGATAGTTCTGAAAAGCAAGTTGACAATCGCTGGTCTGGATTGGAAACACTAAAAAAGCAACTGCCAGGACAGTAG
- a CDS encoding R3H domain-containing nucleic acid-binding protein, giving the protein MINNPMQRGQQWLKTLLELTGISAEIEGNLETAQSQDGDSQEPDNYWLTINQTNLSAEEIQVLIGADGSVLDAIQYLANSVLNLSQPQEEQASYTIELNGYRVKRQAEIHSLAEAAADEVRFSGREVEIKSLSSAERRQIHTFLKDFEGLETFSRGKEPHRHLVVRPATLE; this is encoded by the coding sequence ATGATCAATAATCCCATGCAGCGAGGCCAGCAGTGGTTAAAAACACTGCTGGAACTCACTGGGATATCTGCTGAAATTGAGGGTAATTTAGAAACTGCCCAATCTCAAGACGGCGATTCCCAAGAACCAGATAATTACTGGTTGACGATTAATCAAACCAATTTGTCAGCAGAAGAAATCCAAGTTTTAATAGGTGCTGATGGTTCTGTACTAGATGCAATTCAGTATCTAGCTAATTCGGTTCTAAATTTGAGCCAACCACAGGAAGAGCAAGCATCCTACACGATTGAGCTGAATGGCTACCGTGTCAAAAGACAAGCGGAAATCCATTCCTTAGCTGAAGCTGCTGCTGACGAAGTGCGTTTTTCTGGTAGAGAAGTGGAAATCAAATCCCTCAGTTCAGCTGAACGCCGTCAAATTCATACTTTCTTGAAAGACTTTGAAGGTTTGGAAACTTTTAGTCGTGGTAAAGAGCCGCATCGCCATCTAGTTGTGCGTCCGGCTACCTTGGAATAA
- the yidC gene encoding membrane protein insertase YidC: MDFGIGFLSNNVMLPIIDFFYGVVPSYGLAIVALTLIIRFALYPLSAGSIRNMRKMRIVQPLMQKRMAEIKERYKDDPQKQQEEMVNVQKEFGNPLAGCLPLLLQMPVLLALFATLRGSPFAGVNYSVNLQVVPSEQIEQIQPQAFATAPQNIYVADGEHVQVAAILPSGNKLAVGEHTKLQYQTTQGKPFQVLLAEHPENKLIPEWKITKGEDRIKIDAEGNIEALQPGDVTIQGTIPGLAADKGFLFIDALGRVGANDPDGTIHWDIVAMIVFFGISLYVSQMLSGQNSSGGNPQQDTVNKITPIIFSGMFLFFPLPAGVLMYMVIGNIFQTLQTYILSREPLPEELQKIVATQEKETATAEQKALPFEPKSSKKKATGGS; this comes from the coding sequence ATGGATTTTGGTATCGGGTTTCTCTCGAACAACGTGATGCTGCCAATCATAGACTTTTTCTATGGTGTTGTGCCTAGCTACGGATTGGCGATCGTTGCCTTAACATTGATAATCCGCTTCGCGCTCTATCCCCTGAGTGCTGGCTCAATTCGCAATATGCGGAAAATGCGAATTGTACAACCTCTAATGCAAAAGCGGATGGCAGAAATCAAAGAGCGCTATAAGGATGATCCGCAAAAACAGCAAGAGGAGATGGTTAATGTCCAAAAAGAATTTGGCAACCCCTTAGCAGGATGTTTGCCACTGCTGTTGCAAATGCCAGTATTGTTAGCACTGTTTGCTACTTTACGAGGTTCGCCTTTTGCTGGCGTGAACTATTCTGTTAACTTGCAAGTTGTACCCTCTGAACAAATCGAGCAAATTCAACCGCAAGCCTTCGCTACTGCTCCTCAAAACATTTACGTTGCTGATGGGGAACACGTTCAAGTAGCTGCTATCCTTCCCAGTGGGAACAAATTAGCAGTAGGAGAACACACGAAGTTACAATATCAGACTACTCAAGGTAAACCATTTCAGGTACTCTTAGCAGAGCATCCAGAAAACAAGTTGATTCCCGAATGGAAAATCACCAAAGGGGAAGATCGGATCAAAATTGATGCTGAGGGGAACATAGAAGCCTTACAGCCTGGAGATGTCACGATTCAAGGCACAATCCCAGGACTAGCAGCAGATAAAGGATTTCTGTTTATAGATGCTTTAGGCAGGGTTGGCGCGAATGATCCAGATGGCACAATCCACTGGGATATTGTCGCCATGATCGTCTTTTTTGGAATCAGCCTTTATGTTAGCCAAATGCTCTCTGGGCAAAATTCCAGTGGTGGCAACCCACAACAAGACACCGTTAACAAAATCACCCCAATTATCTTTTCTGGGATGTTTTTGTTCTTCCCCTTACCCGCTGGGGTGCTGATGTATATGGTGATTGGTAATATTTTCCAGACACTGCAAACCTATATTCTTTCTCGTGAACCTTTACCAGAGGAACTACAAAAAATTGTAGCTACTCAAGAGAAAGAGACAGCAACCGCAGAACAAAAGGCATTGCCCTTTGAACCAAAAAGTTCTAAAAAGAAGGCAACAGGGGGATCATGA
- a CDS encoding PH domain-containing protein codes for MGIREDVYYEGGPHIGDLIVNLLIGLTIVGIPLTVGAIVRALWLRFRITDRRITVTGGWQGRDRTDVIYSEIVKVVKVPRGIGFWGDMVLTLKNGSRLELRAVPKFREVYDYINEKIAAKNPQYSGAANKSGE; via the coding sequence ATGGGCATTCGTGAAGACGTATATTATGAGGGTGGCCCCCACATTGGGGATTTGATTGTAAACCTGTTGATAGGGCTTACTATCGTTGGGATACCATTGACAGTCGGGGCAATAGTCAGGGCATTGTGGCTGCGCTTCCGCATCACCGATCGCCGCATTACTGTGACGGGAGGTTGGCAGGGGCGCGATCGCACTGACGTGATTTATTCAGAAATTGTAAAAGTCGTCAAAGTTCCCCGCGGCATTGGCTTTTGGGGAGACATGGTATTGACTCTAAAAAATGGTAGTCGCCTCGAATTGCGAGCAGTTCCCAAGTTCCGGGAAGTTTATGACTACATTAATGAAAAAATTGCTGCTAAAAATCCCCAATATAGTGGCGCTGCTAACAAGTCAGGGGAGTAG
- the rnpA gene encoding ribonuclease P protein component: MALPKANRLKSRKDFQAVFQKGIRQNGSYLTLRALKPPYVKQPSLEAATESTQPTDSAPLASTQIGISISTKVSKRAVVRNRIKRQIGAAFYKLLPKLSPGWRLVVIVKPTAAESKCVSQRFLQELEQLLAQAEVFNGHS; encoded by the coding sequence GTGGCTTTGCCCAAAGCAAATAGGCTAAAATCTCGAAAAGATTTTCAGGCAGTTTTCCAAAAAGGAATTCGGCAAAATGGTTCCTATTTAACACTAAGAGCCTTAAAACCGCCGTATGTAAAACAACCTTCCTTGGAGGCTGCCACCGAAAGTACACAACCAACTGACTCAGCACCTCTTGCTAGTACCCAAATTGGCATTTCAATTAGTACAAAAGTCAGTAAGAGGGCAGTAGTTCGCAATCGGATTAAACGGCAGATTGGTGCTGCTTTCTATAAATTGCTGCCCAAATTATCACCTGGATGGCGGCTAGTGGTCATTGTGAAACCCACAGCAGCAGAATCTAAGTGCGTAAGCCAACGATTTCTGCAAGAATTAGAGCAGTTGTTGGCACAAGCCGAGGTGTTCAATGGGCATTCGTGA
- the rpmH gene encoding 50S ribosomal protein L34 translates to MQRTLGGTSRKRKRTSGFRARMRTPDGRNVISARRKKGRHRLSV, encoded by the coding sequence ATGCAGAGAACATTGGGCGGTACTAGCCGTAAGAGAAAAAGAACCTCTGGTTTTCGTGCCAGAATGCGGACACCAGATGGCAGAAACGTAATCAGCGCCAGGAGAAAAAAGGGACGTCACCGTCTAAGCGTTTAG
- a CDS encoding DUF2808 domain-containing protein — protein MQRLLSRSSSRQQPSGLAVACGGRPSYKAVSPLRLLSALAVTSCVLTGFPVITWAQSLPGFTLFSGIKSDNQLPFRLDFGGQTNSTDRYILRIPEKKMKLAVAQFAITYPDYYKGRFDPKQIEVRVKGKKVALSEVKWDKEGKLINIFPQEPVPAGSKVEVVLSNVRNPAFGGVYYFNCQILSPGDVPLLRYLGTWILSIS, from the coding sequence ATGCAACGTTTACTTTCCCGAAGTTCATCTCGACAGCAGCCCTCTGGGTTAGCAGTCGCCTGCGGGGGGAGACCCTCCTATAAAGCTGTCTCACCGCTGCGACTTCTCTCTGCTTTAGCCGTAACTAGCTGTGTACTAACTGGATTTCCGGTAATAACCTGGGCGCAAAGCTTACCCGGATTCACGCTGTTTAGTGGTATTAAGAGTGATAATCAGTTACCTTTCCGGTTAGATTTTGGCGGACAAACCAATAGCACGGATCGATATATATTAAGAATTCCAGAAAAAAAGATGAAGTTGGCAGTTGCTCAATTTGCCATTACTTATCCTGATTATTACAAAGGAAGGTTTGATCCCAAACAAATTGAGGTACGGGTTAAAGGTAAAAAAGTTGCCCTTTCTGAAGTGAAATGGGATAAAGAAGGCAAATTGATTAATATTTTCCCCCAAGAGCCTGTCCCAGCAGGTAGCAAGGTTGAGGTGGTACTATCTAACGTGCGGAACCCAGCCTTTGGCGGAGTTTACTATTTCAACTGCCAGATTCTCTCTCCTGGAGATGTACCACTACTACGTTACCTGGGAACTTGGATTTTGAGTATTTCTTAA
- a CDS encoding Re/Si-specific NAD(P)(+) transhydrogenase subunit alpha, with the protein MRIAVAKEIEVGERRVALIPDTVARLVKQGLEVWVETGAGERSFFSDSAYEAAGAKIISDTVTLWGEADILLKVSPPEEREDGRSEIDLLKEGAVLVSFLNPLGNPVVAQQLANRKVTALSMEMIPRTTRAQSMDALSSQASLAGYKAVLIAAAALPKYFPMLTTAAGTIAPAKVFIMGAGVAGLQAIATARRLGAVVEAFDIRPAVKEEVQSLGAKFVEVKLEEETVAAGGYAKEISEASKQRTQEVVAEHIKNSDVVITTAQVPGRQAPRLVTEEMVAQMKPGSVIVDLAAEQGGNCACTEPGKDIVWNGVTIIGPINLPSSMPIHASQLYAKNVTSLIQLLIKDKALQVDFSDDIVDAACVTHAGEIRNQRVRDALQASNSQQPAVN; encoded by the coding sequence ATGAGAATAGCTGTAGCTAAAGAAATTGAAGTTGGTGAACGTCGTGTGGCATTAATTCCTGACACCGTTGCCCGTTTGGTAAAACAAGGTTTGGAAGTTTGGGTGGAAACAGGTGCAGGAGAGCGCTCATTTTTTAGCGATTCTGCCTATGAAGCAGCAGGAGCCAAAATTATCAGCGATACTGTCACATTATGGGGCGAAGCAGATATTTTACTTAAAGTCAGTCCACCTGAAGAACGAGAAGACGGACGCTCAGAAATTGACTTACTCAAGGAAGGAGCTGTCTTAGTCAGCTTTCTCAATCCCTTAGGAAATCCTGTGGTGGCGCAGCAACTGGCGAATCGCAAAGTCACAGCCTTGAGTATGGAAATGATCCCCCGTACCACCAGGGCGCAAAGTATGGATGCTTTGTCCTCGCAAGCTTCTTTGGCAGGCTATAAAGCAGTACTGATTGCTGCTGCGGCATTACCAAAATATTTCCCAATGTTAACTACAGCCGCAGGAACGATCGCGCCAGCTAAAGTATTTATTATGGGCGCTGGTGTAGCAGGATTACAAGCGATCGCCACCGCTAGACGCTTGGGAGCAGTGGTAGAAGCCTTTGATATTCGTCCCGCAGTCAAAGAAGAAGTGCAAAGCTTAGGGGCAAAATTCGTTGAAGTCAAACTAGAAGAAGAAACCGTCGCTGCTGGCGGTTACGCCAAGGAAATTTCTGAAGCTAGCAAACAACGTACCCAAGAAGTTGTCGCTGAACACATCAAAAATTCTGATGTCGTAATTACCACCGCTCAAGTTCCTGGGAGACAAGCACCACGACTCGTTACAGAAGAAATGGTGGCACAAATGAAACCAGGTTCAGTGATTGTGGATTTGGCTGCTGAACAGGGTGGTAACTGCGCCTGTACTGAGCCTGGTAAAGATATTGTGTGGAATGGTGTAACGATTATTGGCCCGATCAATCTCCCATCATCAATGCCAATCCACGCCAGCCAATTGTATGCCAAGAACGTTACGTCATTAATTCAACTGCTAATCAAAGATAAAGCTTTGCAGGTGGACTTTAGCGACGACATCGTTGATGCAGCTTGTGTTACCCATGCAGGTGAAATTCGCAATCAACGAGTGCGGGATGCACTACAAGCATCGAATTCTCAACAACCAGCCGTTAATTAG
- a CDS encoding NAD(P) transhydrogenase subunit alpha, translating into MTEALLAALFVFVLASFIGFEVINKIPPTLHTPLMSGSNAISGIAVLGAIVAAGARDTSVSVILGLIAVVLATVNVVGGFLVTDRMLQMFKKKEIKA; encoded by the coding sequence ATGACAGAGGCATTACTTGCTGCTTTGTTTGTATTTGTTTTGGCATCTTTTATTGGCTTTGAAGTCATCAACAAAATACCCCCGACTCTCCACACGCCATTAATGTCAGGCTCAAATGCGATTTCTGGCATTGCGGTACTGGGAGCAATAGTTGCTGCTGGTGCGAGAGACACAAGCGTGTCAGTAATTCTCGGTTTGATTGCTGTGGTACTAGCAACAGTCAACGTTGTGGGTGGTTTTTTAGTCACAGACAGAATGTTGCAAATGTTCAAGAAGAAGGAGATTAAGGCGTGA
- a CDS encoding NAD(P)(+) transhydrogenase (Re/Si-specific) subunit beta encodes MSDFLPTGIQLTYLVAASLFILGLKKLGSPATARNGNIVAAVGMLLAIVATMLDQHVLNYEMILLGLAIGSGIGAIVAYKVQMTEMPQMVGLLNGLGGAASALVAVAEFWRLLDSSQPIPLDVNISMLLDVLIGGVTFTGSFLAFAKLQGLISGSPITFPFQQPFNLLLLGAYIVGSAYLIITPDSLPIFLGVVGVSLVLGVMFVIPIGGGDMPVVISLLNSLSGVAAAAAGFVVMNNMLIIAGALVGASGLILTEIMCKAMNRSLFSVLFSAFGTGSSSAGGGASGGATDQSVRSIDPEEGAMMLGYARSVVIVPGYGMAVAQAQHSVRELSDQLEKMGVDVKYAIHPVAGRMPGHMNVLLAEANVPYTQLYDMDDINPQFDQADVALVIGANDVVNPAARSDANSPIYGMPILEVDRAKQTIVIKRGMSTGFAGVDNELFYKDKTTMLFGSAKDMVSKLVSEVKQL; translated from the coding sequence GTGAGCGACTTTTTACCAACTGGCATTCAGCTGACGTATTTAGTCGCTGCATCGTTATTCATTCTGGGCTTGAAAAAGCTGGGATCACCTGCTACAGCGAGGAACGGTAATATCGTAGCGGCTGTAGGGATGCTACTGGCAATTGTGGCAACAATGCTCGATCAGCACGTATTGAACTACGAGATGATATTGTTGGGTTTGGCAATTGGATCGGGAATTGGTGCGATCGTTGCCTACAAAGTCCAAATGACCGAAATGCCCCAAATGGTGGGTTTACTTAACGGTTTGGGTGGTGCAGCTTCGGCATTAGTAGCTGTTGCCGAATTCTGGCGGTTATTAGATAGTTCTCAGCCGATACCGCTAGATGTGAACATTTCCATGCTGTTGGACGTTTTAATCGGTGGTGTTACCTTCACAGGTAGTTTTTTGGCCTTTGCCAAATTGCAAGGTTTAATCAGCGGTTCCCCGATTACGTTTCCTTTCCAGCAACCATTTAACCTCTTACTTCTGGGTGCTTATATAGTAGGCAGTGCCTACTTAATCATCACACCAGATAGCTTACCCATATTCTTGGGAGTGGTTGGCGTTTCATTGGTGTTGGGCGTAATGTTCGTCATCCCCATTGGTGGCGGCGATATGCCAGTAGTAATCTCGCTGTTGAACTCGTTGTCAGGTGTGGCGGCGGCGGCGGCTGGGTTCGTGGTGATGAACAATATGTTAATCATCGCTGGGGCTTTGGTAGGAGCATCTGGCTTAATCCTCACTGAGATTATGTGTAAGGCGATGAACCGCTCCTTATTTAGTGTGTTGTTCAGCGCTTTTGGTACAGGATCTAGTTCTGCTGGTGGTGGTGCTAGTGGTGGTGCAACCGATCAAAGCGTCCGCAGTATCGATCCTGAAGAAGGAGCGATGATGTTGGGTTATGCCCGTTCTGTGGTGATTGTGCCTGGTTATGGTATGGCAGTTGCTCAAGCGCAACATAGCGTCCGGGAATTGTCAGATCAGCTAGAAAAAATGGGCGTTGATGTCAAGTATGCCATTCACCCTGTTGCTGGGAGAATGCCGGGGCATATGAATGTGTTGCTGGCGGAGGCAAATGTGCCTTATACCCAGTTGTATGACATGGATGATATTAATCCCCAGTTTGATCAAGCAGATGTGGCTTTAGTAATTGGGGCAAATGATGTGGTAAATCCGGCGGCGCGGAGTGATGCAAATAGCCCGATTTATGGTATGCCAATTTTGGAAGTAGATCGGGCGAAGCAGACGATTGTGATTAAGCGCGGCATGAGTACGGGTTTTGCCGGTGTAGATAATGAGTTGTTCTACAAGGATAAAACTACGATGCTTTTTGGTAGCGCTAAGGATATGGTGTCGAAGTTGGTTTCGGAAGTGAAGCAACTTTAA
- a CDS encoding type II toxin-antitoxin system HicA family toxin, translating into MPKTIRELKQMLVRANFTEIPGKGSHTNWIHPLYAGKLTVSGKDSSDAKRYQEKDVQEAIQEVEEKQRENQEDEQI; encoded by the coding sequence ATGCCAAAGACAATCAGGGAACTCAAACAAATGTTGGTAAGAGCGAATTTTACAGAAATCCCAGGTAAAGGAAGTCATACAAACTGGATACATCCTTTATATGCAGGAAAACTCACGGTTTCTGGTAAAGACAGTTCAGACGCAAAACGCTATCAAGAGAAAGACGTTCAAGAAGCAATTCAAGAAGTAGAAGAAAAACAGCGAGAGAATCAAGAAGATGAGCAAATTTAA
- a CDS encoding type II toxin-antitoxin system HicB family antitoxin — MSKFKYQMLIQWSDEDNCFLVGFPDFPGQPFRTHGDSYEEAVANGTEALESLIMAYEATGEALPKPTVCKVA, encoded by the coding sequence ATGAGCAAATTTAAATATCAAATGCTAATTCAATGGTCTGATGAAGACAACTGCTTTTTAGTCGGATTCCCCGATTTTCCTGGACAGCCTTTTCGGACGCATGGCGATAGTTATGAGGAAGCTGTTGCAAATGGTACTGAAGCATTAGAGTCACTGATAATGGCTTATGAAGCCACCGGGGAAGCACTTCCAAAACCGACCGTTTGTAAGGTAGCTTAA
- a CDS encoding type II toxin-antitoxin system ParD family antitoxin — protein sequence MNISLKPEHEQFIQSQIQAGRYANAEEVMNEAFKLLQAREQRLEELRQKIVIGKEEIARGEVTDGEIVFAQLQEKINQISESQK from the coding sequence ATGAATATTTCCCTCAAACCTGAGCATGAGCAGTTTATTCAATCTCAAATTCAAGCTGGGAGATATGCTAATGCAGAAGAAGTTATGAACGAAGCATTCAAATTGCTACAAGCACGAGAACAACGTTTGGAAGAACTTCGACAAAAAATAGTGATTGGAAAGGAAGAAATTGCTAGAGGAGAGGTTACAGATGGTGAGATAGTATTTGCTCAACTACAAGAAAAAATCAATCAAATTTCTGAGTCTCAAAAATGA
- a CDS encoding type II toxin-antitoxin system RelE/ParE family toxin, with protein MSNYSFSDEAVKDLNTICEYIAQTSPSAASKLFDAIRQKCKLVAGFPNMGKSYEQLSPNLRGFNIEEYIVFYYPREDGIDIARVISGYRDLESLFLELE; from the coding sequence ATGAGTAACTACTCGTTTTCTGATGAAGCAGTCAAAGATTTAAATACTATTTGTGAATATATTGCCCAGACTAGCCCCAGCGCTGCTAGTAAACTTTTTGATGCTATTCGCCAGAAATGCAAATTAGTTGCTGGATTTCCCAACATGGGGAAGAGTTATGAGCAATTATCTCCGAATTTACGGGGATTTAATATTGAAGAATATATTGTCTTCTACTATCCCAGAGAAGATGGAATTGATATTGCGCGTGTCATCAGTGGATATAGAGATTTGGAATCACTATTTTTAGAATTAGAGTGA